tctctaatatctgcatcatctcagcactgcgcTCTGTAATATCTGCACCATCTCAGCACTGCACTCTCTACTATCTGCACTCATCAGTATCCGCACTATTATCTGCGGTGTCTAATATAAgccctagagatgagcaaattgaagctgatgaagtggaatttgatccaaatttcaggaaacgTTCGATTCGCATCTTCATACTTTGTTacaattttttcctaaaatgtctGCAGCGCATGTTAGGAGaaggggcagggaactctgggaacgcgGGATCTCCCACAATGCCATAAGTGCAGACAATCAGCCGCTAATaggcactgtgatgtcacagccctataaataccctccgccatcttggattcaggcGTTTTCCAGCGTATTTGGAGAACCAGTGCAATCCCATTACAGCCAGAACCTGAGGTGTGAATAAGGACTTAGCTGATATTTGTATTCTCCGCTTCTCACACGTTTCAGATCACATTCCGTTGGACTGAAGAAAGAGCCGACAATATGTGTAAGTTTTATTCTATAACCTCATTGAGGGCTCATCCACCATAACCAGCCGGGTCCGGACAGACGGAGGGACAGTCACTGACATGTCCTTATAGTCCCGGGAATAAAGTATCTACAATAAAGTCTACAAACCCTCCAGATCTGCTGGAATTTATTAATCCATAACTGTTGTCCATTTAATACATTGACATTAGTTTTTAGTATTAAGTCCATTATGAATTTGGTTCACGAGTTGGGAGGACAGTGAGGACCATCCATGGACTGCGCTCTCTAGATCCTTCACCATAGGGTTCTGGCCTGACTGGTCCATCAGAAGTTTGGCAGATTTGTTAGGAGAAGAACCTTCTCACCCGCTCTCTGATTTGCTTAGTTCTTATCCCATATACCAGAGGGTTCAGCAGAGGAGGTACAAGGAGATAGACATTAGCCAGGAGGATGTGAGTATGATGAGGAACGTTTGTCCCGAATCTGTGGACTAAGGATGAGCAGAGGATTGGAGTATAAAAACATAAGATAGCACTGACATGGGAAACGCAGGTACCGAAGGCCTTGAGACGAGCCTCGGCCGTCAACCTGAGAAGAGCCTGAAGGATCATCACATAAGACGTTACAATAAGCGCCAAGTCCATCACCAGCACCATGAACCCTACGGCCATGCCAAGGTGGTCATTGAAGGAGACATCGGCACAGGCCAACCTCACCACCGCCATATGCTCACAATACGAGTGCAGGATAACATTGCTGCTGTATAACTGGAACCTTCTCAGTAATAGTGGCAATGGAAGAATGTAAAATACCCCCCGCACAACGGCTAATGCCCCACTTCTAATGATAACACTGATGGTCACCGTGACTGAATATCTCAGAGGGTTACAGATAGCTACATAGCGATCATACGCCATGGCCAGAAAGATTCCCGACTCCACAGTAGACGATGCATGTACAAAGAACATCTGGAGAAGACATCCCTGGAAGTCAATCTCATTGTACCGGAACCAGAAGATGCCAAGAAGCTTGGGCATGGTGGTATTTGATAGAATAAGGTCCACAATAGCAAGAAGGGTGAAATAGATGTACATGGGCTGGTGGAGGCTCGACTCCATGACGATGATCAGTAGAACGGTATAGTTCCCGATGATGGCAGACAGAAATAtctctctaatatctgcatcatctctgcactgcgctctctaatatctgcatcatctctgcactacgctctctaatatctgcatcatctctgcactgcactttctaatatctgcatcatctctgcactgcgctctgtaatatctgcatcatctcagcactgcactctgtaatatctgcatcatctcagcactgcgctctctaatatctgcatcatctctgcactgcactgtctaatatctgcatcatctcagcactgtgcactgtaatatctgcatcatctcagcactgcgctctctaatatctgcatcatctcagcactgcgctctctaatatctgcatcatctctgcactgcactctctaatatctgcatcatctcagcactgcgctctctaatatctgcatcatctctgcactgcactctctaatatctgcatcatctctgcactgcactctctaatatctgcatcatctcagcactgcgcTCTGTAATATCTGCACTCATCAGTATCCGCACTATTATCTGCGGTGTCTAATATAAgccctagagatgagcaaattgaagctgatgaagtggaatttgatccaaatttcaggaaacgTTCGATTCGCATCTTCATACTTTGTTacaattttttcctaaaatgtctGCAGCGCATGTTAGGAGaaggggcagggaactctgggaacgcgGGATCTCCCACAATGCCATAAGTGCAGACAATCAGCCGCTAATaggcactgtgatgtcacagccctataaataccctccgccatcttggattcaggcGTTTTCCAGCGTATTTGGAGAACCAGTGCAATCCCATTACAGCCAGAACCTGAGGTGTGAATAAGGACTTAGCTGATATTTGTATTCTCCGCTTCTCACACGTTTCAGATCACATTCCGTTGGACTGAAGAAAGAGCCGACAATATGTGTAATGTTTTATTCTATAACCTCATTGAGGGCTCATCCACCATAACCAGCCGGGTCCGGACAGACGGAGGGACAGTCACTGACATGTCCTTATAGTCCCGGGAATAAAGTATCTACAATGAAGTCTACAAACCCTCCAGATCTGCTGGAATTTATTAATCCATAACTGTTGTCCATTTAATACATTGACATTAGTTTTTAGTATTAAGTCCATTATGAATTTGGTTCACGAGTTGGGAGGACAGTGAGGACCATCCATGGACTGCGCTCTCTAGATCCTTCACCATAGGGTTCTGGCCTGACTGGTCCATCAGAAGTTTGGCAGATTTGTTAGGAGAAGAACCTTCTCACCCGCTCTCTGATTTGCTTAGTTCTTATCCCATATACCAGAGGGTTCAGCAGAGGAGGTACGAGGAGATAGACATTAGCCAGGAGGATGTGAGTATGATGAGGAACGTTTGTCCCGAATCTGTGGACTAAGGATGAGCAGAGGATTGGAGTATAAAAACATAAGATAGCACTGACATGGGAAACGCAGGTACCGAAGGCCTTGAGACGAGCCTCGGCCGTCAACCTGAGAAGAGCCTGAAGGATCATCACATAAGACGTTACAATAAGCGCCAAGTCCATCACCAGCACCATGAACCCTACGGCCATGCCAAGGTGGTCATTGAAGGAGACATCGGCACAGGCCAACCTCACCACCGCCATATGCTCACAATACGAGTGCAGGATAACATTGCTGCTGTATAACTGGAACCTTCTCAGTAAGAGTGGCAATGGAAGAATGTAAAATACCCCCCGCACAACGGCTAATGCCCCACTTCTAATGATAACACTGATGGTCACCGTGACTGAATATCTCAGAGGGTTACAGATAGCTACATAGCGATCATACGCCATGGCCAGAAAGATTCCCGACTCCACAGTAGACGATGCATGTACAAAGAACATCTGGAGAAGACATCCCTGGAAGTCAATCTCATTGTACCGGAACCAGAAGATGCCAAGAAGCTTGGGCATGGTGGTATTTGATAGAATAAGGTCCACAATAGCAAGAAGGGTGAAATAGATGTACATGGGCTGGTGGAGGCTCGACTCCATGACGATGATCAGTAGAACGGTATAGTTCCCGATGATGGCAGACAGAAATATCGAGAAGAACGGGATGGAGATCCAGATGTGTAGGTGCTCCAGGCCTGGGATCCCCAACAAGATAAAGGAGTGGGGCTCAAAGCAAGAATCATTGGCAGCTGCCATGAGGGCCACCAAATTCATTCTGGAGGTGAAATTGAAGAAAAGGAATTATGGACAATGGGATGTCTGGGGGTGGTAAGTGTCTCACCTATAATCTAGtcatagaataataataaaaccAAAAATAATTCACATAGAATTAAGAGTCAGAGagaaaatgtgaacagagccctacTAGAAGAAGATTGTACTCACCATGATTATGTTACCAAGAAAGCTGCCTCCAAAGAAGTTCCCAGGTTATAGCCTTCCACTGAAGAAGACCTCAGGTGGGAGTGACTCTTCAGGTCCAACCGAGATGACTGAACAAGGACATCACAGAACATCTCAGAAGATCCTTCAGAGACCCCACGGCCTCTCCAGCTTAGGTTAGTGGTCAGGACTCCAATATGAGACAAGTATGAGAGTCATGGAGAGCTCTGGTGGACACCACTGCAAGAACAGAAGAATAAGACCCAAGTCACAACCTGTAAAATGTCCTGGGGACAAGAAAGTCTTGTAATGGAAACTTTGCTACACATTTAGAACATGAAAAGGTTACAAAAGATGATGGACTTATGATATGAAGGAAGGGACATCGGGTCTGGAGTTGTACAAGACAATCTCCAAAAACATATCTAGGCGCAGCCCAGACCTCAAACCAACAGAGAATCTGCATGAGGGCCATCTGGTTATAACTACTATCTCTAGAAGTGGAGCTCTTATTACATGTATGGGGGCAGATACTTTTTGGACAATGATAATACAAAGGGTTATTTTATGTGAGGGATATATACAATTATTAAACTATGTCCTTTAGTCACTTCGGAAACTTTCTGGTCCACCAATTGTCTTCTAAGACACCAATGTGTTCAGCAGCTGAAAGTCGAAAATTAGACTTTACCTTCTAAATAATGTTTGTCGCCTTcttgataacaatgttttttgcaGACTGATATTATCTGATGAGAACTTCTTTCTAGGTCAAACTCATGACTACAGGTGTTTGGTGGCGTGTCCATAATGTAACAGCAAGAACATGACGGTCATTCCAAAAGAACTTACCACCGACCCGGACTCCACCAGCCCAGTGTCCACCGATCTGCTGACCTTCATCATTCATGTACTAGCCCTTTAAGTGGGACCCATTTCTGTAAGTAGAAACATTAGCTAAGGCCTAGGAGATAAACATCAGGTATAGAAGATGCCGATGAGGTTGTCGGAAGAGGTTGGAAGAGTTATGGCAATCTTAGAAGAACATGGAAGGTAGAGATGACAATTTCAAGGATGTCCTGGTGTATAAATGCCGCCTAGGACTTATACCTGACCTCTGGGGGCTTCCTATGATGTCTGGAGCTATACATAACATCTACAATTTATTTATGGGGTCTGGGATGGACTGAGGAGGTCCGGAATGGTTGGATATTGCCTGGGAACGATAAAGGATGTCTAGAATTGGTGAGTCAGCTCTGAGAGCTTTAGATGATATCTGGGATGTGTGAGATAATACATGCGAGGTATTGATGATGCCGGAGAGCTATAGAGGACACCTAGAATTTATACCTGAGGTCTGGGAGGATTTGCTGAGGTTTGGGACCTATAGATGAGGTCTCCTGGCTCACTACAGCAACCAGAACAGCTGCTCAGACTTTACGGAAGACCCCTGTGCGCCTTGGTAGCCACGAGACCTTCGCGAAGCGATAATATCCGCAGGAGACTAATCACCTCCACCGGGCCTTCATTATCTCCTAGTGGCAGAGAACAGATCTTATACAACTGGCTATGGAGAATATCACTGCTCGTAGTATCACAGACCAAAAAGTGACGAGGAATCCGTCACCATGAAACCTGCCATGTTCCTAAAATACTACAATGTGTACAGCAAAGAGGTGCAAAAGTGATAAAGTAACACTGAGTCCACTGACTGGCCCTAAATAGGGTCACTAAGAAGCTCAATGTGGGGGGCGCGTCTGCAAATAATGACCCATGAAAATACTATAATGTGTACAGCAAAGAGGTGCAAAAGTGATTGCACAGCTGATATTGAGAAGGGAACATTGCAATCTTTCCAGAGAGACGCCATTGCAGTGCCCGATATAATGTACCCAGTTTGTGTCAGCAGAGGCacgcactccaaaaactgttaagtgggtatcccgggcacaacagcttttggagcctTCATCTATGACACAAGCCGCGCACAGCACTTTATGCATTGGAATTACATATTCCtgaaaaaattgccattttcgcTTTTCACagtcagctgcgtattcatttctggagaataaattatagcaactCTTGGATAAATGGGGggtagtttccaaaattgggtgacatgtcaggggattacactttactggtgtttcaggagctctgcaaaatgGTCATGACATCCAAAAGCTAAACTGTCTACGTCTGTGCATCAGAaaccacatagcgctccttctctcctgtgcccaaacagcagattatacccacatatgacatcacgtctgttatcctgggtacaccagtgtcacatATGTGCCATAGATTGCATAGATTGTGGCTtctggagtacagattcagatgtttggtatctggacaccatgtcatgtttgtagagcctgtaaggtaccagaaaactggattccccaaaggagtgaccccattgtgcaaactgcacccctcaaagaatttctccgggggtgtagtgagtattagtatgccagacgtgactgcacagcggatggtgaagagggaatatgtaagctgtgcggagtatattgggtacaccaaatgccctactatgtccccagtagctcctatgattggggtgggggtcactctggg
This sequence is a window from Leptodactylus fuscus isolate aLepFus1 chromosome 2, aLepFus1.hap2, whole genome shotgun sequence. Protein-coding genes within it:
- the LOC142194240 gene encoding olfactory receptor 52M1-like; translation: MDLILKTNVNVLNGQQLWINKFQQIWRRAQCRDDADIREIFLSAIIGNYTVLLIIVMESSLHQPMYIYFTLLAIVDLILSNTTMPKLLGIFWFRYNEIDFQGCLLQMFFVHASSTVESGIFLAMAYDRYVAICNPLRYSVTVTISVIIRSGALAVVRGVFYILPLPLLLRRFQLYSSNVILHSYCEHMAVVRLACADVSFNDHLGMAVGFMVLVMDLALIVTSYVMILQALLRLTAEARLKAFGTCVSHVSAILCFYTPILCSSLVHRFGTNVPHHTHILLANVYLLVPPLLNPLVYGIRTKQIRERVRRFFS
- the LOC142194002 gene encoding olfactory receptor 52M1-like, which gives rise to MAAANDSCFEPHSFILLGIPGLEHLHIWISIPFFSIFLSAIIGNYTVLLIIVMESSLHQPMYIYFTLLAIVDLILSNTTMPKLLGIFWFRYNEIDFQGCLLQMFFVHASSTVESGIFLAMAYDRYVAICNPLRYSVTVTISVIIRSGALAVVRGVFYILPLPLLLRRFQLYSSNVILHSYCEHMAVVRLACADVSFNDHLGMAVGFMVLVMDLALIVTSYVMILQALLRLTAEARLKAFGTCVSHVSAILCFYTPILCSSLVHRFGTNVPHHTHILLANVYLLVPPLLNPLVYGIRTKQIRERVRRFFS